The Candidatus Thermoplasmatota archaeon genome includes a window with the following:
- a CDS encoding 30S ribosomal protein S17: MAEKNQTTRNIGVPVEPPQTTCSDINCPFHGKLPIRGQILTGVVVSTKMQDSITIKREYMRFVPKYERYEKRTSKYHAHCPPCIKVKPGDNVRIAECRPLSKTVSFVAIEKI, encoded by the coding sequence GTGGCAGAAAAAAACCAAACAACTCGGAACATAGGTGTTCCTGTTGAACCACCACAAACAACCTGTTCAGATATAAACTGTCCCTTTCATGGGAAACTGCCGATTCGCGGGCAGATACTAACCGGTGTGGTTGTTTCAACAAAAATGCAGGATTCAATTACCATTAAACGAGAATACATGCGGTTTGTTCCAAAGTATGAGCGATATGAAAAAAGAACATCAAAATACCATGCACATTGTCCTCCCTGTATCAAAGTTAAACCTGGGGATAATGTCCGAATCGCTGAATGTAGACCACTCAGTAAAACCGTCTCATTTGTTGCAATCGAGAAAATCTAA
- a CDS encoding 50S ribosomal protein L14, protein MKGIAGRVMRGLPVGARLNCIDNTGAKVVQIMMTPKLKNVHRRTPTAGVGDLVIVSVKRGASDMKRQILKAVIVRQRRPFRRPDGTMVQFEDNAAVLVTDTGETKGTQIKGPVALEAAERWPKIASLAPIIV, encoded by the coding sequence ATGAAAGGAATCGCTGGTCGAGTAATGCGGGGTCTTCCCGTTGGAGCACGATTAAACTGTATTGACAATACAGGTGCAAAAGTTGTTCAAATCATGATGACACCAAAACTGAAAAACGTTCATCGGCGAACACCAACTGCTGGCGTTGGAGATCTTGTTATCGTCAGTGTAAAACGAGGTGCCTCAGATATGAAACGGCAGATTCTCAAGGCAGTCATTGTTCGTCAACGGAGACCATTCCGACGACCGGATGGAACTATGGTTCAATTTGAGGATAACGCTGCTGTTCTCGTGACCGATACCGGAGAAACAAAAGGAACACAAATCAAAGGACCTGTTGCCCTTGAGGCTGCTGAACGATGGCCAAAAATTGCATCATTAGCACCGATTATTGTATGA
- a CDS encoding ribonuclease P protein subunit codes for MDIDIVHDELIGRRINIVACTDPTWIQKSGVVIDETKHTFIIEIKGKRKRIAKETATFEFDYHGKKIIVEGKRLMYRPEDRIKKAR; via the coding sequence ATGGATATAGATATCGTTCACGATGAACTCATCGGACGACGTATCAATATTGTTGCATGTACCGATCCAACCTGGATTCAAAAATCTGGTGTTGTCATCGATGAAACAAAACATACCTTCATCATCGAAATCAAAGGAAAAAGAAAACGCATCGCTAAAGAAACAGCAACCTTTGAATTCGACTATCACGGAAAAAAAATAATCGTTGAAGGAAAACGATTGATGTATCGACCTGAAGATAGAATAAAAAAAGCAAGGTGA